DNA from Tursiops truncatus isolate mTurTru1 chromosome 8, mTurTru1.mat.Y, whole genome shotgun sequence:
atttgcatttctgtaatgataaacgaggttgagcattctttcatgtgtctgctggcaatctgtatatcttctttggagaaatgtccatttaggtcttctgcccacttttggagtgggttgtttgtttttatcatgttgagctgcatgagctgcttgcaaattttggagattaatcctttgtcagttgcttcatttgcaaatattttctcccattctgagtgaaccctatatttctaataatttgtctatCAATGCAAATTAATGATTAGAACTTAATTAGATTTTTTCAGGTATTTACACATTAAGGATAATGCTTGTTAAGGATGTGTATATTTGTGTTCTgtacttttttcctgcttttgtttACATAGACATTCTTTCTATAATGGTAGATTTTTATCTGCATCCCCTGTTTTATTATAACGTGATATGCTtgtacttttctctcttttctcttatgCTTATGTTTTTACACTTTTCGTGGTCTACAAATTGCATTTTGGTTTCAGTCATCATTTCTATTGggtgttatgttttcttttgtaattgtttcagcttatttcattgttttcctttccctAATTTATCTTTTGGGTTAAGCTATCCAGTTTATTGAGTTGAGTGCTTAACTCCTTTCTTTTCAAGCTTGCTTAATGTCCGTACTGTTCAGTTAAGTTTTAATTactctttttctgtcttatgATCTGtcctaattctttatttttaaatttcagctttttTGCTGTATAATtgacttttaaaactgtaaaatattcagTCAACtttgtggtgatttgatatacattgtgaaaggattccccccatctagttaattaacacatttccttcatatatttactttttttggtaaGAACATTTACATCCTACTCTTCTGGAAAATTTCAACTATACATCACattgttatcaactatagtcaccatggtTAACATTAGCTCCTGAGACTTTATTCACTGTGTACCCTTttaccctcccttccctgccctcccccacaaccacttttctactctggTTCTGtaagttttactcttttttttttttttttaacattccacatgtaagtgataccatgccatatttgtctttctctgtcttactttactggacataataccctccaggaccatccatattgttgcaaatgacaaaatttcattctttttatggctgagtagtattccattgtatctatgtaccacatcttctgtatccattcaaccatcaCTGGACATGTTGGTTGTTTCCATAGCTTATCCATTGTGAATGTGGGAGGGCGGATATCTCCTtgatattctgtttttatttcctttagctatatacccagaagtgagactGCAgcatcatatggtggttctagttacaatttttgaggaacctccatactgttttccatagtatgCACCatagctgcaccagtttacatgtCTACCAAAAGAGTGTACTTTTTGCCCTTAAATTCAAACTTTGAAATTAAGATTACTATACAGTTTTCTTTTACTTGATGTTAAATCAGTTTGTTCTGTCATCcactttttttcaataatttgtaCTTTCTTTAGATTTGGCTTGGAAACTTCCATGAAGAGACTTTCTGCTACAGTGAGGTGAGAAGCCACCCATGCACTCAAGCCTGGGAATCTGGAGAGGTCTCAGGCACTTATACCCCCAACAGAGGAAACTCACAGAGCTGCAGGCTGAGGCAGGACTTGGCTCAGAGAGCCATCTCCTCTGGGAAATACTGGATTTCCTTTGGCTCCAAAATGCTGACAAGAGTGGAATCCTTCTGGTGGATGGACAAGCCTGGAGAAGGTACCACCTCGTTTGTTTAAAAGTTCAAGTCTGAGTTCCTGCCTCTCAACTCTatcaaaacttctttaaaaataaaggaagtatAGGGAAGAGGTTACTCCCCAGCATTCTCAGGTATCCAAAGCATACCTAAGAAGCTGGCAGTCCGTTGCTTATTCTGTTGCCGCCATGCAGTCTAAGCACTTTGGGAGCCAGAACCCAAGTTGTAAGATTACGATCGTCCACCCAACCATGGAAGAATTTGAAGATTTCAGCAAATATATTGTTTACATGGAGTGGCAAGGTGCACACCGAGCTGGCCTAGCCAAGGTAATTCCACCGAAAGGATGGAAAGCCAGACAGACGTACGATGATACCGATGACATCTTAATAGCCGTTCCCCTCCAGCAGGTGACCACTGGGCAGGCAGGTGTGTTTACTCAGCACCACAAAAGGAAGAAAGCCATGACTGTGAGCGAGTATCGCCGCTTAACAAACAGTGAAAGACACCAGACTCCATTCTACTCTGATTTTCAGGATCTGGAGCGAAAATATTGGAAAACGCGCCCCTATGATTCACCAGTATACGGTGCGGACGTCAGTGGCTCCTTATTCGATGAAAACACGAAGCAGTGGAACCTCGGACACCTGGGAACCATTCAGGACCTGCTGGAACAGGAGTGCGGAGTGGTCATCGAAGGTGTCAACACCCCCTGCCTGTATTTCGGCATGTGGAAGACCGCCTTCGCCTGGCACACGGAGGACATGGACCTTTACAGCATCAACTACCTGCACTTCAGGGAGGCCAAGACTTGGTACGCGGTGCCCCCGGAGCACGACCGGTGCCTGGAACGCCTGGCCAGGGAGCTTTTCCCGGGCAGGTCGCGGGGCTGTGAGGCCTTCCTGTGGCACAAGGTGGCTCTCTTCTTGCCCAAGGTCCTCAAGGACAACGGCATCCCCTTCGATCGGGTCACTCAGGAGGCTGGAGATTTCATAGTGACGTTTCCCTATGGCTACCACTCTGGCTACAACTGCGCGGAAGCCATCAATTTTGCCACCCAGCGCTGGATCGATTATGGCAAAGTGGCCTGGGAATAGGGCTCTGCATGACCTTTGGAAAGATCTTCGTCAAAATAAGGGAGATTTCAGGTGAGCACCCTTAGGATATTAAAAATAGGTGGTTGGGTGGGGACTCTAAAATGGACCTATAATTACCAGCTGCAAAGGGAGCTGGATGTTAGAATAGTAACATTAAGACCAGAGCTTTGTATGGTactgaaattgtgtgtgtgtgtgtgtgtgtgtgtgtgtgtgtgtgtgtgtgtgtgtgtgtgtgtgtgtgtgtgtgtgtcttctgttTCCTGAAGCAATATGGAATGCAGACTTTGTTTTCTTGGAGCAGCACGGAAATAGGAAGGTGGGGAGGCTTTATCTTCCTTTCCAGCCAGGCTTGGGGATGGAACAATAAGATGAGTGTGGGCATGAAGAGGTGAGGAAGATGGGCCGTGTCCCTGGCATGCACTGTAGAGAAGAAAGGAGACTTGGGGAGGTCTGCATTGTTACCAGACTGTGAGGCCACCTTCCCTGGCCCCTCTCCAGAGCTGCAGAAGTTTCCTTCCCCATAATGGCAGAGAGGGTGACCCCCAGGGGAAGCTGACTCTGTCCATTATGAAGTTTTGTCCTTGGTATGGGAAATTCCAGAAAGGCTATTACTCTGGATAGTAATAACAATTCTCTATTCAGTTCTCCTTCCCTATCACCTCCCCTGCagcctcttatttttcttttaatggtgaAGTAAATAACTGTGATGCTGTTGATGTGGTTTTGTGTTGTCCCTGCAGCCACAAACTCAGTCCAACCATGGACCCACTCTGTATGCATATGTGCAAAGTTGAATCTGAAGCGTGATGTCTTTCGTAAAGCAAACTTTTCCATAGTCACTGCTTTGAGCTTTCCAGCAGTTACTTAGAGGGGAGAACTGGACTTAGAGTCAGCAGAAATGGCATTCAAACCTGTGCTTTGCTACTGTCTAGTCGTGGGACCTTCAGCCAAAAAATCATTGATTTTCTCTGAGCCAGAATTACAGTGCGAGAATTTTGTGACGATACTGGGGTTGTAAATGTACCAGGCATGTAAGAGGTACTCAGTTAATTTGATGTGCATTCAGACACTCTCCTGGCCTCTAGGGCCAGCCCAATGCCTAGGACATCCACTCGTATTCTTTCTGTGATGCTTAGTTCTACTCTTGTGTTCCTCACCACACCCCCAGGCTTACAcgttaacttttcttttaattaatagactttatttttgcaGAGTACTTCGCAAcaaaattaagtggaaaatacAGGGGATTCCAACATATTCGGTCCCATGCTTCTCCACCAGCATCCACACCAGAAGGGAACATTTGTTACAGTCGAACAACCTGCACTGACAcctcattatcacccagagtccttAGTTTAATttattcactcttggtgttgtacagtcTATGGATTTGAccaatgtataatgacatgtatctacacTTATAATACCATACAGAATAGATTCATtgcctaaaaatcttctgtgctctgcctaatcatcccccctccccccccaacaaCGACTGATCATTTTACTGcttccatagttttgtcttttccagatgaCTTCTTTCTCGTAGTAATATGCCTTTAAGTTTCCTCCACGTTTAGTGCTTTTATAGCTCATTTCCTTGTattggtgaataatattccattgtgttttgTATGACcctttatttatccactcacgtgctgaaggacatcttggttgcttccaattttttctGCAATTATGAATACAAgtactataaacatttgtgtgcaggttttggtGTGGATGTAAGTATTCAGCTCATCTGAGGAAATAGCAAAGAGTGCAACTGCTGGCTTGTATGGTGAGACTATATTTAATTTTGGAAGAAACTGcaaatttttaggttttttttattttttttgtggtatgcaggcctctcactgctatggcctctcccgttgcggagcacaggctccggacgtgcaggctcaggggccatggctcacgggcccagccgctccgcggcatgtaggatcttcctggactgggattcgaacccatgtcccctgcatcggcaggcgggctctcaaccagtgcgccagcagggaagccctgctaatTATTTTTACCGgtagaaaactgatttttttttttttttttgctcatgatCTACCGCATGTTTGCACAAAAGGTCACACATACCCATTTACAAATTCCACTCCTTGTCGTATTTGTCCTTGTTGCAGTGTTACAAAGACAAGGTAAAGATTTTACAATCAGTCAAGAGCCAGAGGACCCAGCCTTTATTCAGACTCCTACCCCAGCTTGTTTAGTAGTCTTTCAACAAATCAGGTTTCGATGGCTCTCCATTTGTCAGTTTAGGCAAAATGAGCTCTTAGCCACATTGCACCTCTGTTAGAGTTTGCACATAGCAAGTTCAGATCAGGGCAAACATAAtttgtgctaaataaatattacctATTAGCATTATTACTTAGGAGCCCAAAGTTGTAAGATGGATATTAGAACCTGTACTTAAGCGTAACTCGTAGAAGTTGGAATTCGGGTCTTGGGACTCCTCTAAGATTTGTATAAAGGGTCAGTTATGGATCTGTCTGACTACCTGGCCACAGTGAATTATTCGTAGAGATTAACCATTACACCAATTCAGTTTCCGTGTGTATAAGGATTCCTTTCCAGATATTTGGAAATAACTTTACCATGATATTTATGTCGTTAGATTGTTACCGTATATGGGTCTTGAAGTTGCTTTTCCCCCCAATGTTTGTgttacctttcatcactttaaataggaAAGCACAAACAGTTGGTAGGAATTGGCTACCGAGGTAAGTGGAATGGACACTGATGTGAGTTGAACAGATCCTGGTGAGGAGCAGCCCTTGCCCGTCCTGCTCTGCTCACCAGCCGCTCAAACTGAAATGCCTCCCAAGCTCCTTGTCATTGACCTGCAGTGATTACAGGGTAATAGTGAGACCCTTCTCACGGTTCCTCAGCAAGTGGTGGGTGTTAGGGGGATAAGCAGTTTCAGGGAGGACAGAGGAAGGGCAGAACTGAGCCCTGTTGGGCATGGGTAACATGTTGGAGGTGCCACTCAATGAAAATGCAACATTTGTGTGGCCGGGTTTCTGGATTTTTCTGGGATCCTGGCATCCAGTATCCTCGTGCCCTAAATGTTCAGGCTCCTCTACCTAAAAAAGAGCTACGTTAAATCCTGTAGACCTCAGAGAGCATCTTTTCTTTGTCCCATCTCTCAGAGAGCCTTTTCTCAAAAGCTTCACATGGTGTCTATATATTTCAGTGCCCATTCACTCACTCtcttattaattcattcagcacATGTTTGCTAAGCACTTAccgtgtaccaggcactgtttgtGGAATTGGGGACAcaacagtgaaaaaggcaaagtTTCAGTTCTCCTGGAGCTTATATTCTCATTATAAAGAGAGACATAACAAGTCAAGCAGTCACAAGGcctaggagaaaaaataaagcagagtaaggGGTTAGAGAGTGGCAGGACTGCTGTGTTGGAGAGGGTGGCCTCTTGGGAGTGTGGTCTTCGAATGCGTGCTGTGGACAAGGGATCGAGAGCATCACTCTAGGCAGAGGGACAACACATGCAAATACCTGCAGTGGGGGCACCCTTAAGGGGCTCACAGATTAGCAAAGTGGCtggagagcaggagagaggcGGCGGGAGCTGTGGCGGGGGGAAGGCATAAAATGTCATAACTCAGTGAATGCAAACTCCTCCCACTGTGTGATTGGGGCCATTGGTGTTTTAGGTGACCTGGGGGTGGAGAAATTTGGGGGCCACAGAGTCTTTGAAAGCACGGATAATTCACAGCCATCCCTGGAAATGGCTCTATCGTTCCTACCAGATGCAAATCCTGAGAGCGGAATGTCTGTATGTTCTCGTTTCCTGCTGTACCAGCTGACATGTCACGTTTCTGACTTGTGTTGCATTAGGTGGGACTTTAACAGAGCCAGCAGATCACTGACATTCACTAAGTTGACAACAGCCATCTCAGCTATGTATGAGCAGCAGCAAATCAATGCAGTCAGTATTTTGGAATTGTGCTGAGACCCACATTCACATAATGTGGAGGGCAGTGAAGGCATCTCCTCAGGAGACTTCAGGAGAAATCCTCTGGAGAAACAGCTACCAGGTGAGAGATCAGGTGTGAGAGTTGAACGGGCTATAGATTTAGAATTTGAGGCTATGCATGGGAAATCATGGTGCCAGAGACGGATAATTTTTAGGAAAGAGCTAGGATTAAGAATTTGCAAAGAAAGAGCCCAGGATCCATTCCCTGGGAATGTCAAGGGTCTATTGcataagtttctttttcctgAGAAACTCCTTAGTAACCAGGTGACCTAACCTCAGCTCTCTTGTGGTATATCACCTTGACTGTACTTACACATGACCCTCTAGGACCCTGAGTACTTTATTACCCTATGGTTTAGCTCATGGATTGAACCAGATTAAAACAGTTGATAATTATCTTTCTTGGCTTTCTCTGTTTAGTGAGGACTCAATGAATATTGTCGATTGAGTGAATGACTTGAAACcaccaatagaaatgaaaaaaagagctaGTATCataagaaacatctaaaataaataaataattcctatTACAGCATAATTGCTTTTATGttaattgtcttttaaaacaaGATATCCAGTTCTAAGCTGGGGTTTGAAATAACTTACAGAGCCAGAAAATAAACTTTGTTTGTCTTATTCCAATATGAGACCTTCATTCATTGACTCCACAAATATTAAGTACCCTCACCGTGCCAGGCTAGTCCTACGTGCTAAGGAAACATAGTATGACGTTTATGATCTGCTAGGAGACAGACAGGCAGTTAGGCAGTTTCACCACGCCACAGCTTCTTCCCAGCTACAGTAACCATAGCCAGGCTCCCCCCCAAACTGCTGGTTTTAGAGCCTCTGAAGAAAGGCATCTTTTACTGGGAACAGTCAGCCTCAAGTTCAGGACCAAAGCCTCTTGGGACTCTCAGAGCTGTTTCAGTATGTTCCCGGGCTCATGGCAGCTCTCTTGTTTACTTTTCTCAGTCatactcttcttcttcttcttcctcctcctcctccgcctccaccttttcttcttcttcttcctcctccaccacctcctcctccttctcctcctccgcCTCGTGCACCTCCTCCTcctactttttcttcctcttcttcctcctccaccacctcctcctccttctcctcctccgcctcctccaccgcctccttttacttcctcttcttcctcctccaccaactcctcctcctcctactCCTCCGcatcctccaccaccacctccttctttttcttcttcttcttactcctccaccacctcctcctcctcctcctctgcctcctcctccgcctcctctttcttctgcttcttcttcctcctcatccGCCGTCTCCTTCgtcttctgcctcttcttcctcctccaccacctcctcctcctccgcctcctccaccgcctcctcctttttcttcctcttcttcctcctccaccacctcctccaccaactcctttttcttctttgacatcaaccacctcctcctcctcctcctccacctcctcatccacctcctctttcttcttctttttcttcctcctccttctcctccttgccTCGTGCACcgcctcttccttctttttcttcctcttcttcctcctccaccacctcctcctcctcctcctctgcctcctccacagccacatcctttttcttcctcttcttcctcctccaccacctcctcctcctccacctcctcctccatcacctcctttttcttcttcttcctcctccaccacctcctcctcctcctcctccgcctcctcctccttcttcttcttcctgctcctcctcctctgcctcctccttttcttccaattcttccgcctccaccacctcctcttgctcctcctccgcctcctccaccgccttctccttctttttcttcctcttcttcctcctccaccacctcctcctcctcgtcctcctccgaCTCGTGCACCGcctcctccttcattttcttcctcttcttcctcctccaccacctcctcctcctcctcctcctccgcctcctccaccgccaccttcttctttttcttcttcttcctcctccaccacctcctcctcctcctcctcggcctcctcctccaccatgtcctttttcttcttcttcctcctccaccacctcctcctcctcctcctccacctcctccgcctcctctttcttcttcttcttcctcctcctcttcctccgcctcctccttctttttcttcctcttcttcctcctccaccacctatTCCTCCTCATCATCCGCCTCCTCCACCtactcctccttctttttcttcctgttcttcctcctgcaccaccttctcctccttctcctccgcctcctcctccgcctcctcctttttcttcttcttcctcctccaccaacTCCTCCGCCtcatcctcctccttcttcttcctccttctccgcctcctccttctttttcttcctcttcttcctcctccaccacctcctcctcctcctccacttccgccaccgcctcctccttcttttccttcctcttcttcctcctccaccacctcctcctcctccgcctcctccacctcctcctccttccttttcttcctcttcttcctcctccacgtcctccaccacctcctccttctttttattcctcttcttcctcctccaccacctcctcctcctcctcctccgcctcctccaccacctcctccttcattttcttactcttcttcctcctccaccacctcctcctcctcctcctccgcctccaccacctcctccatctttttcttccttttcttcctcctccaccacctcctcctccgcctcctccactgTCTCCTCCTTTTtcgtcctcttcttcctcctccaccacctcctcctcctccttcgcctcctccaccgcctcctccttctttttcttcctcttcttcctcctccaccacctcctcctcctccgcctcctcctccatcaacctcctttttcttcttcttccacctccaccacctcctcctcctcctcctccgcctcctccttcttcttcttcttcctcctcctcctcctccgcctcctccttttcttccaatTCTTCCGCCTCCACCACCTCTTCTtgctcctcctccgcctcctctaccgccttctccttctttttcttcctcttcttcctcctccaccacctcctcctcctcgtcctcctccaaCTCATGCACCGcctcctccttcattttcttcctcttcttcctcctccaccacctcctcctcctcctcctcctccgcctcctccaccgccacctccttctttttcttcttcttcctcctccaccacctcctcctcctcctcctcggcctcctcctccaccacgtcctttttcttcttcttcctcctccaccacctcctcctccgcctcttccgcctcctctttcttcttcttcttcctcctcctcctccagcaactccttctttttcttcctgttcttcctcctccaccaccttctcctccttctcctccgcctcctcctccgcctcctcctttttcttcttcttcctcctccaccaactcctccgccgcctcctccttcttcttcttcctccttctccgcctcctccttttcttcctcttcttcctcctccaccacctcctcctcctccacctcctccactgcctcctccttctttttcttgctcttCTTACACCTCCAccacatcctcctcctcctccgcctcctccaccgcctcctccttcttttttgtcctcttctttctcctccaccacctcctcctccgcctcctccaccgcctcctccttctttttcttcctcttcttcctcctacaccacctccccctcctcctcctccgcctccgcctcctccaccgcctcctcgttctttttcttccacttcttcctcctccaccacttcctcctcctcctcctccgcctcctccactgcctcctttttcttcctcttcttcctccacctcctcgtcctcctcctccacctcctacACCACCTCCTccatatttctcttcctcttcttcctcctccaccacctcctcctccgccGCCTCCACcgcctcttccttctttttcttcctcttcttcctcctccaccaactcctcctcctcctcctcctccaccacctcctccttctttttcgtCCTCTTTTGCTCCTCCAAcacctccgcctcctcctcctccgcctcctccaccacctcctccatctttttcttcctcttcttcctcctccaccacctcctcctccgtctcctccaccacctcctccttctttttcatcctcttcctcctccaccacctcctcctccgcctcctccaccgcctccttctttttcttacacttcttcctcctccacgacctctgcctcctcctcctctacctcctccactggctcctccttctttttcgttctcttcttcctcctccaccacctcctcctcctcctcctccgcctcctgcACCAcatcctccttctttttcttcctctttttcctcctccaccacctccgcctcctcctccttcacctcctccaccgtctcctccttcttcttcgttctcatcttcctcctccaccacctcctcctcctcctcctcctccgcctcctccaccgcctcctccttctttttcgtcctcttcttcctcctccaccacctcctcgtcctcctcctccacctcctccaccacctcctccttctttttcttcctcttcttcctcctcaaccacctcctcctcctctgactcatccaccacctcctccattttttcttcctcttcttcctcctccaccacctcctcctccgcctcctctgCCTCCGCCAccacctcttcctttttcttcctctacttcctcctccaccacttcctcctcctcctccaccgcctccaccacctcctcctttttcttgctcttcttcctccaccacctcctcctcctcctccccctcctccaccacctcctcctttttcttcctcttcttcctcctccaccacctccgcctcctccaccgcctcctccttctttttcttcctcttcatcctccttcaccacctccacctcctcctcctccgcctcctccaccaccttttccatctttttcttcctcttcttccacctccaccacctcctcctccgcctctccactgcctcctccttctttttcttcctcttcttcctcctccaccaacTCCTCCTCCGCCTctccaccgcctcctccttctttttcttcctcttattcctcctccacctcctcctcctcctcctcctccgtctcctccaccacctcctccttcttttttttcctcttcttcctcct
Protein-coding regions in this window:
- the LOC117313393 gene encoding lysine-specific demethylase 4D-like, with the translated sequence MQSKHFGSQNPSCKITIVHPTMEEFEDFSKYIVYMEWQGAHRAGLAKVIPPKGWKARQTYDDTDDILIAVPLQQVTTGQAGVFTQHHKRKKAMTVSEYRRLTNSERHQTPFYSDFQDLERKYWKTRPYDSPVYGADVSGSLFDENTKQWNLGHLGTIQDLLEQECGVVIEGVNTPCLYFGMWKTAFAWHTEDMDLYSINYLHFREAKTWYAVPPEHDRCLERLARELFPGRSRGCEAFLWHKVALFLPKVLKDNGIPFDRVTQEAGDFIVTFPYGYHSGYNCAEAINFATQRWIDYGKVAWE